Proteins encoded by one window of Xenopus tropicalis strain Nigerian chromosome 6, UCB_Xtro_10.0, whole genome shotgun sequence:
- the rbis gene encoding ribosomal biogenesis factor, with translation MAKSKGKGQKQKTTKKQNVFHVANSKSVKAKNKAKPVKTSLKKIHGCGSEKVSTINKVFTEIEKEVVQAKQNIPSTQIKKKQNASSTQEAPPDVDQAADLFSQL, from the exons ATGGCAAAAAGCAAAGGGAAGGGGCAAAAACAaaagacaacaaaaaaacaaaatgtatttcacGTGGCAAACAGTAAAAGTGTCAAAGCCAAGAATAAAGCAAAGCCAGTGAAGACAAGTCTAAAGAAG ATACATGGCTGTGGAAGCGAGAAGGTGAGCACCATTAACAAGGTATTTACAGAAATAGAAAAGGAGGTTGTACAAGCAAAACAGAATATTCCATCAACCCAGATAAAGAAAAAACAG AATGCCAGCTCCACACAGGAAGCCCCACCAGATGTAGACCAGGCTGCAGACTTGTTTTCACAACTGTAA
- the car1_predicted gene encoding carbonic anhydrase I isoform X1 yields the protein MGLHYSHHKHCLTHHQSPININTRTAKYNPSLKPLKFSYDPKTAKRIVNVGHCFNVEFEDICDKSVLSEGPLDGHYRLCQFHFHWGSSDRDGSEHNIDGHLYPAELHIVHWNSKKYTSFAEAAKHPDGVAVVGVFLKLGNTNPALQSIIENLDKVKTKGKACPFTEFHLNGLLPEDLNYWTYMGSLTTKPYFECVTWIILQEAITVSSQQLEQFRRLQCTSENENPSFILENHRPVQPLDHRVVYSSCPVKHKAFHSF from the exons ATGGGTCTGCACTATTCACACCACAAACATTGTTTGACGCACCATCAATCTCCCATCAATATTAACACCAGAACAGCAAAGTATAATCCTTCCCTGAAGCCTCTGAAGTTCAGCTATGATCCCAAAACAGCTAAAAGGATTGTCAATGTTGGGCATTGCTTTAATGTGGAGTTTGAGGATATATGTGATAAATCAG TACTGAGCGAGGGGCCGTTAGATGGACATTATCGCCTGTGTCAGTTTCATTTCCACTGGGGATCATCTGATAGGGATGGCTCTGAACACAATATTGATGGACACCTATATCCTGCTGAG CTCCACATAGTACACTGGAATTCAAAAAAGTACACTTCATTTGCAGAAGCCGCAAAGCATCCTGATGGTGTAGCCGTAGTAGGGGTTTTCTTAAAG CTCGGAAACACAAACCCTGCCCTACAAAGCATTATAGAAAATCTGGATAAAGTTAAAACAAAG GGTAAAGCTTGTCCCTTTACAGAATTTCATCTCAATGGTCTCCTTCCAGAGGATCTTAACTACTGGACTTACATGGGATCACTGACCACAAAACCTTACTTTGAGTGCGTTACCTGGATTATTCTTCAGGAGGCCATAACTGTCAGCTCACAGCAG CTGGAACAATTCCGTAGGCTGCAGTGCACATCTGAGAATGAAAATCCAAGCTTCAttctggaaaaccacaggcctGTTCAGCCACTTGACCACAGAGTTGTTTATTCCTCGTGTCCTGTAAAACACAAGGCTTTCCACTCTTTCTGA